The Candidatus Cloacimonadota bacterium sequence ATAGCGGTGGGGGTTCTGCCATCGCTTCCGATATTATTGCCCATGAAATGGAAAAATGCCGTGAAGGTGAAAATGCAAAACCGGTCGTGGTTTCAATGTCCGGCGCCGCAGCTTCCGGCGGTTACTTCATCTCCTGCTATGCAGATTCGATAATTGCAGAGCCTTCAACAATTACCGGCTCTATCGGTGTTATTGGGATCATCCCCAATTTTACCAGATTGTATAAAAAAATTCATATCAATTGGGATTATGTAAAAAAGGGGGAACATGCTGATATTGCTTCCACGAGCAGACCGATGACAGAAGCCGAGAAAAATCTGATTCATAAAAGCATAAAGCATTCCTATCGTGATTTTATCGGGTGTGTGGCTGAAGGTAGAGGAATGGATTATGATGAAATTAATAAAATTGCTCAGGGGCGGGTTTGGAGCGGAAAAAGTGCAAAAAAAATTGGATTAGTAGATGAATTGGGTGGGCTGCAAACAGCAAAAAGAGCTATGAAAAAACTTTGCAAAATAGACCCCGAGAAAGAAATTGAGCTCGTAAAATTTCCCAAATCTTCTCCGGCAATGTTAAAAATAAGCTTCAATTCAAATTTAGTTTCTTTTACTAAAACCAAGTTGCCCGACGAACTGAATAGAGTTTCCAACACAATAGAGCAATGGAATCAATTTGGCGATGAGAAAATATTGTTTCTTTGTCCCTATAATTTTTGGGAAGAACAGAAATGATGGAAAATAGAATATAAAAAAAATGTCTGCGAATTACACGAAAAACTCGAGTCGCGTCACTCTTTTAGACACGACTCGGTTTTTCAATCCGTAATCCGTTTCTCCGAAACGGCATGTGGCAACGCAACCTGTTTGTCCAAAACGGAAAATCTCAAATTTCCGGTTTACAAGGAATAAAATAGAAAAACAAAAATATGGCTCAAGATAAAAATATCACGTATAAAATTCTGACAAGATTATGGAAAAGTGGAGATACTCAATCTCTTAATATTTCCGATAAAAAATTAGCCATTTTCAGCGATCTGCATCTTGGCGATGGTGGACCTGCAGATGATTTTCACCATAATGAAGAAATTCTTCTAACGGCTCTTTCGTTTTATAAAAAAAATGATTACACAATAATTTTGCTGGGTGATATTGAAGAACTGTGGCAATTTGATCTGGAACAAGTAAAAATAAGGTACAACAATTCCGTATATAAAAAATTGCGATCATTTGAAAACGAACGCATCATTCGAATATTCGGCAACCATGACCTTCAATGGCAATCTGCACCTGATCCGACTATGAAAAATCCGGTTTCGAATCGTGGGGCACCGGAAGCACTCAAATTAAAATTTCAAAATGATGATGCGATAATTATGCTCGTGCACGGGCACCAGGGCAATGTGGAATCGGATAAAATGAGCTGGGTCAGTAAATTTTTTGTTCGGGGAATATTCAAAACGTTCGAACCATTCATAAAATTTTTGGGATTTTATGGTCATCCGGCAGCGACAAAATCACAGATCACAAACGATTACGAAAAAATCATGTATAGCTGGGCAAAAAAGAATAAAGTAATTTTGATTTGCGGTCATACGCATCGAGCCATATTCGCTGCAAAATCCTCTATTTGTAGATTAGAAGAGA is a genomic window containing:
- a CDS encoding metallophosphoesterase family protein, whose protein sequence is MAQDKNITYKILTRLWKSGDTQSLNISDKKLAIFSDLHLGDGGPADDFHHNEEILLTALSFYKKNDYTIILLGDIEELWQFDLEQVKIRYNNSVYKKLRSFENERIIRIFGNHDLQWQSAPDPTMKNPVSNRGAPEALKLKFQNDDAIIMLVHGHQGNVESDKMSWVSKFFVRGIFKTFEPFIKFLGFYGHPAATKSQITNDYEKIMYSWAKKNKVILICGHTHRAIFAAKSSICRLEEKIEKLKSEIKFSRTSKTTIRKNREKIREIKNKIREEKRKNRNIVELEPVNKPLPCYFNSGCGLYTDGITNLEIADNKIKLVKWIEGASKPKIFSGCEERLSEINF